In the bacterium SCSIO 12741 genome, CTCCATAGCGCTGTAATCGTGAATCGAGGGTGGTAAATACCTTAAGTCCATCTCGGTATATGTTGTACGGATCACCATTCGGTTTGGCTATTTTGTAGTTGCCGTCAGCGTCTTTTTCTCGGAATATTTTCCCAAGATAGGCTCTAAGCGTTTCGCGGAAATAAGGAGCCATTCCTTCTTTGTGGTCCACCCGGCGATAATCCAGAATGATGGGTAATTGTTTCAACGAATCGTATTCCTGCTCGGTCAATTTTTCGTTTCGCACCATTTGCTTGAGCACCACATTTCTGCGCTGGGTGGTCATCTCCAATCGTCTTCTGGGGTTGAATAGCGAAGGGTTCTTCGCCATACCCACCAGCATAGCTGATTCCTGGATGTTCAGTGAATCACAAGAAGTATTGAAATAGACCTGTGCTGCCGATTTAATACCTACCGCATTATTGATAAAGTCAAAGCGGTTGAGGTACATGGCCAGAATTTCGTCTTTGGTATAGTGGCGCTCCAGGCGAATGGCAATAATCCATTCCTTCAGTTTCTGAATCACAACTTTAAAGATGTTGCCCTTTTCCCGTTTGTGAAACAGCATTTTGGCCAACTGCTGGGTAACCGTACTTGCACCACCCTTAGACCCCATGTAGGCGACAGCTCGGGTCAAACCACGAACGTCGATTCCCGAGTGGTCGTAATAGCGCTCATCCTCCGTAGCCACCAAGGCATCAATTACATAAGGTGAAATGTCTTTGTAGCTTACCTGTGAACGATTTTCCACAAAGTATTTTCCCAAAAGTCGACCATCGGCAGTGTACACTTCTGTAGCTTGGTTTGATTTGGGATTCTCCAATTGATCAAAAGTGGGGAGCTCGCCAAATACACCTAAAGAGATGAGGTAGAGAAATACAGCAAAAAAAATGATCGGGCTGATCAATAGGACCCAGAGGGTAATCAGTTGTTTTTTAAACGACTTTTTCTTCTCCTTTTTCATAGGCATAAATGACGGGGTAAAAGTAACTATTATGCCTGCCTGACACGAAACTAACTAAGAGGGTTATGAAATATGCGATGTCAATACCGAAAAAAAGTTAAAACAGAGGCGAAATGTGAGATGCGAGGAACGAGAAGCGAGATGCGCGATAAATTCTGAATTCCGAATTTTGAAGGTTGATGATTCAAGATTATCCGCGGTGATCGCTTCGCTCTGAGTTGAAAATTCAAAACCCTCGCATCTCGTCTCTCTACTCCCGTCCCTGAAACAAATCTCGCTTCTCGCCTCTCGCTTCTGAGAAATAAGTCACCCAGCAGACCAAACCCTTCGCTTGCCAAGTTGTTAAGTACGTGGTTATGACTCATTCCAAGGTAGTTTGCTCTTCGGAATATATATTTGACCACTAATTTTTAAGTATGACATATAGGGGGATTAAATTGGCGACTCTATGCCTTTTAGCATGGGGAATCGCCTGGGGACAATCAGCGCAAAACGATACAGCAACTACACCTTACTGGGTGGATATGATGCAAGATGCTAATGGTAATTTCTACCAGACGCAGCGAGCATTTTACCAGTATTGGGATGGCCGCAGCCGGGATAAGGCTGATGGTTTTAAGCCGTTTAAGCGCTGGGAATGGTTTATGCAATATGAAATCAATCCCGATGGGTCCTATATCTCCGCAGATCAAACAGCACGCGAAGTACGTGCGTTTAGAAAAAAATATGGTCAGCCTTCGGTAAGCAAATTTGCTGCGGTTTCAGGTCCTTCTACCTGGGAAGCGTTAGGCCCATTGGTTTTGCCAGTGGCCAGCTCGGGTCAGCCAAATGGAATGGGACGGGTAAATTGCATCGCAGTGCACCCTCAACATGATTCCACTTTGTTCATTGGATCCCCTAACGGTGGTATCTGGCGTTCATACGACTTAGGGAAAACCTGGGCCAGTAACACCGATACCAATTTCATCATGCAGGTGTCTTCTATTGTTTTTGATACCAAATCTCCCAACACGGTTTATGCCGGAACTGGAGATAGAGATGCCGGAGCTCGTTCTCCTCGCGGAGTGATGAAGAGTACCGACGGCGGATTGCACTGGACGCTTTCCAATACCGGAATGGGTAATAAGGTTGTGGGTATGATGATTATGGATCCTAATCACCCGGATACGATCGTTGCGGCTACCAGTGGTGGAATTTATAAAACCACAAATGGTGGCGCCAATTGGTCTCGTCGTTCAAGCGGCGGTCACTTCAAAGACATTGTAAGCCAGCCTGGAAACTTTCAGGTTCAGTACGCCACCAGTTCTGGAGTGTTTTTCCGCTCTACCGATGGTGGTGATTCCTGGCAATCCGTTACCAGTGGACTGCCTGGAGGTGTTCGAGGAGCCATTGCCGTAACTCCTGCTGATAGCAATTACGTGTATTTCATTCTAACGAATCAGCGTAGCTTCAAAGGACTTTACTTCTCTCAAGATGCCGGACAAACCTTTGTAAACCATTCTACCTCTCCCAACATTATGGACTACAGTACTACCGGAAGTGGTACAGGAGGTCAGGCCTGGTACGATTTGGATATTGCTGCTGACCCTAAAAATGCCAATACCATTTACGTGGGTGGGGTAAACATCTTTAAATCCACTAACCAGGGAAGAAACTGGCAAATAAACGCCCACTGGACAGGAAGCGGTGGAGCACCAGCTGTTCATGCAGATCAGCACTTTTTGGAATTTAATCCGAATGGGGATCGCTTACTCGTTGGAAACGATGGGGAGTGTACTACACCGAAAATGGCGGAAACAATTACACCAACATCAGTAGTGGTTTGGTGATTTCCGAAATCTATAAAATTGGACAGGCGACTTTCCGTGAGAACCGTGCTATGTGTGGTTATCAGGACAACGGTTCTACCGTGTATCGGGGACCTGGAGACTGGGCTACCGAAATTGGTGGTGATGGAATGGAGTGTGCGGTAGATCCAACTGACGCCAACTACATGTATGGTGAATTGTACTACGGAGCTATTCGTCGTTCGACCAATGGGGGAAGAACCTTTGGATCCATTACCAATGGTATTTCCGATCAAGGTGCCTGGGTTACTCCTTTTATGATTGATGAGGACAATCCCAACATCATGTTTGTAGGTATGGGAAGCGTTTGGAGAACAACGAACTTAAAGGCTTCCAGTCGTAACTCCATTTCTTGGAGAGATATTGGAGGAAACATCGGCTCCAGCAACAGTACCTTTAGTGTATTGGAGCAGAGTGAAGCAGATCCCAACGTGGTTTATGCCGCTCGTGGTGATGGCCGTTTGTTCCGCACAGATAATGCTCGGGCCTCCAGTCCAACTTGGACGGACTTGACTTCCGGAATGCCTTCTTCAGGTGCTCCATCCGATTTGGAAGCTCACCCATGGGATCCAGACGTTATTTACATGACCAAATCTACTCGTGTATATGTATCGACCAACAAAGGTCAAAGTTGGACCAATATTTCGGGCAACTTGCCAGGAGTAGCGCTTCGAACCATTGTTTACGATCGTTTTAGCCAGGGAGGCCTATTTGTAGGTGGAACCCCTGGAGTTTATTACATCGACTCATCTATGACTCAATGGACAGGATATTCCGATGGTCTTCCGGGAGATGTTTCCGTGACCGAATTGGAGATATTCTACGATACCATTGCTCCGGCCAACAGCCGATTGAGAGCTGGAACCTACGGACGCGGAATGTGGAGTGCACCTCTATTTGATATTGGATCTCGTGCTCCAGAAGTGAAACTCTATGGTGATACGGGATACCACTGTATGCAAAACCCATTGAAGTTTTTTGCGGATTCTTCCGAAAATGCAACTTCCTGGAATTGGAGCTTTAGCCCCGCTTCTGTGAATTTTGTTTCCGGAACCACGGCAGCTTCTGAAAACATTGAAGTAAACTTTACTCAGCCTGGATTCTACAGCGTTACCTTGATTGTGTCTAACTACTACGGAGAGGACACCATTACTTACCAAAATGCAGTTCATGTAGATTCAGGATACCTGGCAAACTGTGTAACAACCACACAAGCAACCTCAGCTACTCAGCGAGGCATCAGCAATGTGTCGTTAGCAGGTATGATGAATATGACCGCGACCTTCGATGGCACCAATTCAAATCACGACTACAGCTGTAATAAGGTAGCTCACCTCGAGCCATCCACTCAGTATACTTTGAGTGTGACAACCAGTTCTCAGGCTGAATTCGTAGAAGTATACATCGACTACAACGGTGATGGAGATTTTACGGATGCTGGTGAAAACATTTTGTCCCTGACTCAGGGTGTAGGAATGCGTTCTGGAAGCTTTACCACTCCATCGAGTCCTATGACAAACAAAGCTTTGAGAATGCGGGTAATTTCAGATCCTGCAGCTATTTCTCAACCTTGCCAGGCCCTTACCCAGGGAGAGTCTGAAGACTATGGCATTTTCTTTAATGAGCCAAGTGGAACAGTGGTTATGAGTGACACATTGGTTTGTCCAAAAACGCCAGTATGGATCTCTTTGGACCCGGATGGAAAAACGGACGGCGTAACCTGGAACTTTGGTGCTGATGCTCAGCCTCAAACCGGTATGGGCATCGATCCGATTGAAGTGTCCTACGGTAGATATGGAACCAAGTACATCACAGCCACCATCAACGGTGTGGTTACGGTAGTGGATTCCATCGAAATCGTAAGAGCACCTACAGCTGACTTGATGATCGATTCGACTCAGAGCAGCTTGTGTGACGGAGGCCATATGTTGTTGACCGTTCCGGGTAACACTGGAATTCCAACGACCTACACCTGGTTCCGCAACGGAATCGTTCAGACTTCAGCCACCGATTCTTTCTGGTTGGAAAGCAACTTGAATTTCTTCCTTACCAATGAATACCGGGTAGTGGCCAACGGAAATGGATGTATCGATACTTCCGATATCATCACCACCAAGCCATTTGCAAGCCCTGTAAGCTGGGTCAACGTACCGATGAAAGCCATGTGTTTAGCCGGAAACGAATTTGAATTTGAAGATATCAGTCTTTTGTCAGAAGGCACCTTGAGCCGTACTTGGTACTTGGGAGATGGGTCCACTTCCACACAAGAGGATGTGAAACACAGCTATTCATCGTCAGGCGTTTATACCGTTAAATTGGTTTCCTCCTCAGAAAAAGGGTGTATGGATTCAACTACGGTTACCGTGACGGTTCAACCTTCTCCTGATGCTGGATTCAGCTTCGTTCAAAAGAGTCGAAACAAGTACGATTTCGCACCACATGACGTAACGCTTAAATCGTATTACTGGGAGTTTGGAGATGGAGATACCTCTACTCGAATGACTCCAACGCATGAGTACGCCACAGCTGGATCGTTCAACGTTAAGCTTACCGTAGAAAACCTGGAAAATTGTGATGACACGCTTTCTCAAAAAGTGGATGTGGAGCAGGAATTGGGTCTTGAAGAAGGCTCCGTAGCTGGACTGTTCCGGGTATTCCCTAATCCGTCTCACGGCAACTTCAACTTGTCATTCGACCTATCTGGTGACTACGAGTTGTCCTTGTACAACGCTTTAGGTCAAGTGGAATGGCAGGAAAGTGTATCCGTAATTTCGGGAGAAGTAATTCAGAAAACCTGGACTGTTCCTGGATGGTATGTACTTCGAGTAGTAGATGCTGAAGGCAATGGACAGCAGGTTAGATTGGAAATCCAATAAAAAATAAGAATGTCTATCCACCGCTCAGGGTGCTGCTTTCAAACGGCACTCTGAGTTAGGTGGCATGACAAAAGATTCTCTTCTCAACCCTTATCATCACCAACCAAATTCTTACCCTTACATGTCACATTTTGTCGCCGACAACCAACGAAATATCCTGAAAATCTAACAGTTATTGAAAAATCATAATAGAATTCCATTATATTTGTACATTAATTATTGACATATCAATGAATAAAGAGCCCGAGTTAGAAGGAGTCATCTATTTTTTAATGGATAAAGCGCTGAGACGTTCCAAGCGTTTCTCATTGAGGTTCTTCGAAGAGCATGGCATTACCATGACCATTGATCAATGGGTAGCTTTGCGAAAGATAAACGAGAGCGATCAAATTAGTCAGATTGAATTGGCTCAGGCGATTGATAAGGATGCGGCTTCGCTGACCCGTATCCTGGATATTCTGGAGAAGCGAAATTGGGTGCAGCGCCTTCGAAATCCGGGCGATCGGCGTCGATTCGACCTGGCCCTTACCCGAGAAGGAGAAAAGGTGGCAAAACAAGCCTATGAAGTAGTTAAGCAAATTCGGGAAATTGGGGTAAAGGGCGTTTCATCGTCCGATTTGGAGGCTGCCATGCGGGTGATGCGGGCTATCGATAAAAACATGGAATAAAAAATTTACCCAAATCATTGATATATCAATTAAATAAAAACGATGAAAGCAACAGGCATTTTGGTTCTGTTTTGTTCCGTCATCTTCGGTTGGCAAATGCATGAGCAGGATCTTCATAAAGAGTACCAACAGGTCATCTCCAGCGGCATGGTTTTTCGCTGGAAAGTAGAGAACGATTCGCTCCGGGTAAAATTGAGGGCACCCACTTCGGGTTGGCTGGCGGTTGGCTTCAATCGGCAATCTGGAATAGTGGGGAGTGCCTTGATCATGGGGGCCAATCGAGATGGGGTATCTCAGGTAGAAGAGCAGTTTGTGATCGGTCCGCAACAGCACCCTCCAGTATCCAAATTGGGAAGTGCAACCAGCATCGCCGAGGCAATATGCGTGGAAAAAAATGGCGTTTCCGAAATGACTTTTTGCTTACCCCTTCAAGCCCAGGACAAATGGCATTGTGACCTTCAATCTTCAGGCCCCATTTACGTGGCCTTGGCCTACAGCCGAGAAGACGATTTCGACCATCATTCGGCGGTTAGAACCGAAGTTAAAATCACACTTAAGAAAGAAGATTAATGGAGGCTATTCAGGAGTAGTGGGTGAAGCCTCTCCAGATTCCTCCTCTTCTTCATCCTCTCGTCGGCGAATGGCTCTTTCGCGGCGTAACTGTTCCTTTTTAACCTTGCGGATGTACTTGCGGTTACTACGCACTCCCACACTACTAACCACGCCACTCATGGCACTTTTGGTGAGGTAGTCAAAAATGACCCGGGTGGTATCTCGAACGTAGTAAATGTCCCCTTTTTTAGTGATGAAGAGGTGCGGGTTTTTGGTGTTTACAATCTGATTGGCAAGGAAGGATTTCATGGCCAATCCCATCCCTTTGTGTTCCGGATTTTTGCGGTTAAGGAATTCCACATGTAGGTTTTCATACAACAGCCGCATGTTGCCAATACTGTATTCATCGTTGGACCGGAAAGAAGCTTCAGATTCATTCACCTGACCCGATTTGATGCGGATAAATGCCGTGTGCTCCGTAAACGGATTGAGCGAAGTGGCATCAAAGGCTCCAATGGTGGCGTCGGTAGTATAGGTGCCCATGGAATCGCTGAGGTCAAATCGAATGACGGCTTCAATCAGCCCTTCTCCCATGAGTTTAGTCGAGGCCACGGCTTGCATGGTTCCATTTTTTTCGATGAGCTTAGGGTCATTGGTGATGTTGGATACCGTTCCTTTCAAATCGGTCAAGATGATTTTACCAGGTTTCACGCCATTCTTACTTAGCTGCATGTGGGTAACAACCCCTCCTTTAAGTTCGGCAGAGTCTACCTGAACGGTTAAAGGAAGTCGCTGTAATCCGGGTACAGGAAGCGCCATATTTCGCTCGATCATACCGAGGCGCTTGTCCTTAAAGTTTCGAATCCAAAGGCTGTCTGCTGAAACGAGTTCGGCCCTGAATTCTTGATCATACAAGAGCTTTTTGGTTTGCAGTCCGCTTACCTTAACCCGGTTGAGGTACATTTCCAATCGACTCTTTTCCCATCCGGCTACCTGCCCAAATTCAAAAATTCCGTAGTTCGGATCTAAACGGATTCCTTCGAGTAGCAATTCCTCACTTCGGGTGTTTAGGTTAAAGCTGTCCAGGTGAAGGTTGAAGTAGTCCTTAAGTACATCATGGCGGAAGTCACCGAAGCTGATTTTCAAGGCATCGAATTGCGGCAATTTTGACTCGCCACTGGGGTCCAGGGCCAGGTCGTTTCCATCTACATGCAAGTGGTTGATTCGAATGGCATCCCGGGTGGTGTCGTCGAAGTGCCAGGTGATGAATCCTTTTTCCAGTTTCAGCTCTTGCAGCAATAGCTTATCCACGGCCAGGGAGTCTTGTTCGAAACCGCGATCCACGTCCAACTCCCGGCTAACGGTTTCCGAATTACGGTGAAATTGGGTAATATCCAATATGGGGTTGGTCAAATGCAGACGATCCAATTTTAGGCGACCATTTTTTCGAGCCTCATAGAGTCGGAGACCTTCCATTTCAAGCCCGGGCACTGTAGTTTCTACATAAAATCTTCGTTCACCCGATTTTCCATCCTTCACCAGGTACCCAAAGCGGGTGTTGCTCAATTTGAGGTAATGGTTTTCTGTGGAGTAGAAGAGTTCATCCAAATTCAAGTAATCGGTGCTATCCGGAAAAACTTGTTGGATTCCATAGGCCCGCATGGTAAAATCCTTGGCATAAAACAGGTTTTTGTCGCTGTGATTGATGTTTCGATTCACCTCAAATCCCTGGGAGGTAATGTCGTATTGGTCAATGGTGAGCAACCAGTTTTTCTTGGGATCTTTTTGGCTGTGAATACGGGCCTTCAAATTGGCATTTTCAAGACTTAGGGCATCATAACTCAGGCGTTCAATCCCGGTTACATCCTCCAGCCATTGGTGCAGTTCAAACAGGTTTTTACCCCCCTGAGCTTTCCCTCCGGTAAACAGATCGACTTCTAAATCGGCTTCGCAAAAATGGATTTCCCCGGATTGAATGGTATCCAGAGCGGTATTGGTTCCGGCAAATAGCGTTTCGAAGTTGGCATAACCGATTCGGGCTTTCACCAAAGGATGGGAGGAGTCTCCCCGAATTCCCCGCAAGGGATTAATACGGATGTTATCGAGGTAAAAAAGAGAATCCTGTTTGGAGTAAGTACATCTTCCTGTTCGCAAGCGATGCCGTCGGTTGTCGATCAAGATATTCGACTGATCAAAGGAAATGCCGAGGTTGTGAATGGACCAGTCGAGTGGCTTTCCATCTTCTTTGGCAAACTGAGTTACTCCCGACTCAATGTCCACGCCCTTTATGAACTGTTCCACCCGGTTTCGATAGGTCCGTTTGTAGTAGCCATCAATCACTTCCAGGCTATCGGTGGAGAGGGCCAAAAAGGGTAATTCAAGGGATCCGGATTTCTTTTGTCGGATGGAATCCCGAATTTCTAAACGCGGTTCTACCAACCGAATGGAGCCGAATTTTTTGGTTGAATCCCGAAGGAGTCCTGCCGGATTTTCCACTTTAATTTGTACCTCAGGAAAGTTCAAATTCAGCGAACGGTATTTGTCCTCAACAGCGTATTGAAGACCATAGGTATAAAACTGCTCTTTGTTTTTGTCATACCCTACCTGGCCCCAGGAGAGTCCTTCGATAACTCCTGGAATGGTAAGTTCGGCTTTCCCTGCATCCAGGCTCGTTTTCTGCAACCAATATTCCGGTTTTACCTGATTGGAAAGGAAGTCGTTGAGCGACAAATCTTCAAGCCATAAATTCAACTTGTTCAATTCACCAAATTTCTCGCTCGGCACTCGGGCATTGCGTACCTCCAACTTTCCCCGATCTACCTGTAGCATGCGGCAGAGCAACGTGTCAATGGGCAAAAATTCGGTGGAAGGTCGTCGCTTTTTACGAACGCTATCGGGCAGATTAAAGAAGCTGGTGTCTATGGCCATCCGTACCCAGGGTTGGTCTAGCTTGATTCGGTTCAGCTGGATTTTGTCCTTGCGGCCAATGTCTCGAATATTGAGGTTGTCCACCTGAAGATTCCCGATAAAGAGGCTATCGAGTAGAACGGGTGTAACCCGACGAGCCATCA is a window encoding:
- a CDS encoding MarR family transcriptional regulator, with the protein product MNKEPELEGVIYFLMDKALRRSKRFSLRFFEEHGITMTIDQWVALRKINESDQISQIELAQAIDKDAASLTRILDILEKRNWVQRLRNPGDRRRFDLALTREGEKVAKQAYEVVKQIREIGVKGVSSSDLEAAMRVMRAIDKNME
- a CDS encoding PKD domain-containing protein, giving the protein MYYTENGGNNYTNISSGLVISEIYKIGQATFRENRAMCGYQDNGSTVYRGPGDWATEIGGDGMECAVDPTDANYMYGELYYGAIRRSTNGGRTFGSITNGISDQGAWVTPFMIDEDNPNIMFVGMGSVWRTTNLKASSRNSISWRDIGGNIGSSNSTFSVLEQSEADPNVVYAARGDGRLFRTDNARASSPTWTDLTSGMPSSGAPSDLEAHPWDPDVIYMTKSTRVYVSTNKGQSWTNISGNLPGVALRTIVYDRFSQGGLFVGGTPGVYYIDSSMTQWTGYSDGLPGDVSVTELEIFYDTIAPANSRLRAGTYGRGMWSAPLFDIGSRAPEVKLYGDTGYHCMQNPLKFFADSSENATSWNWSFSPASVNFVSGTTAASENIEVNFTQPGFYSVTLIVSNYYGEDTITYQNAVHVDSGYLANCVTTTQATSATQRGISNVSLAGMMNMTATFDGTNSNHDYSCNKVAHLEPSTQYTLSVTTSSQAEFVEVYIDYNGDGDFTDAGENILSLTQGVGMRSGSFTTPSSPMTNKALRMRVISDPAAISQPCQALTQGESEDYGIFFNEPSGTVVMSDTLVCPKTPVWISLDPDGKTDGVTWNFGADAQPQTGMGIDPIEVSYGRYGTKYITATINGVVTVVDSIEIVRAPTADLMIDSTQSSLCDGGHMLLTVPGNTGIPTTYTWFRNGIVQTSATDSFWLESNLNFFLTNEYRVVANGNGCIDTSDIITTKPFASPVSWVNVPMKAMCLAGNEFEFEDISLLSEGTLSRTWYLGDGSTSTQEDVKHSYSSSGVYTVKLVSSSEKGCMDSTTVTVTVQPSPDAGFSFVQKSRNKYDFAPHDVTLKSYYWEFGDGDTSTRMTPTHEYATAGSFNVKLTVENLENCDDTLSQKVDVEQELGLEEGSVAGLFRVFPNPSHGNFNLSFDLSGDYELSLYNALGQVEWQESVSVISGEVIQKTWTVPGWYVLRVVDAEGNGQQVRLEIQ